In Chryseobacterium lactis, a single genomic region encodes these proteins:
- the htpG gene encoding molecular chaperone HtpG, translating into MTKGNINVSVENIFPLIKKFLYSDHEIFLRELISNATDATLKLKHLTSIGEAKVEYGNPKLEVKIDKEQKTLRIIDQGIGMTGEEVEKYINQVAFSGAEEFLEKYKDTAKDSGIIGHFGLGFYSAFMVAEKVEILTKSYKDEPAVRWICDGSPEFTLEETDKIERGTEIILHIADDSVEFLEETKIRELLLKYNKFMPVPIKFGTKTHTLPLPEDAPEDAVAETEEVDNIINNPTPAWTIAPSELNNEDYMKFYHELYPMQFEEPLFHIHLNVDYPFNLTGVLFFPKLSNNLNIEKDKIQLYQNQVFVTDEVKGIVPDFLMLLRGVIDSPDIPLNVSRSYLQADGAVKKISSYITKKVGDKMTSLINENREDYEQKWNDIKVVIEYGIVTEEKFAEKADKFTLYPTTDGKYFLWDELVEKIKPSQTDKDNKLVILYATNADEQHSYIQSAKEKGYEVLLLDTPITPHVIQKLETSKENTSFARVDADHINNLIKKDEPVISKLNETEKESLKKNVEEAIKDSKFTVQLEDLDSNDAPFTITQPEFMRRMKEMQATGGGGMFGMGGFPEMYNLVVNSNSDLSNQILKTENEEQKESLIKYALDLAKLSQNLLKGKDLTDFIQRSYKQLEK; encoded by the coding sequence ATGACTAAAGGAAATATTAATGTATCGGTGGAAAATATTTTCCCACTAATTAAAAAATTTCTTTACAGTGATCACGAAATATTCTTAAGAGAATTAATCTCTAACGCAACTGATGCTACTTTAAAATTAAAACATTTAACGAGTATTGGTGAGGCAAAAGTGGAATATGGAAATCCAAAGCTTGAAGTTAAAATCGACAAAGAGCAAAAAACCTTGCGTATTATCGATCAGGGTATTGGAATGACTGGTGAAGAGGTTGAAAAATATATTAATCAGGTTGCCTTTTCCGGAGCTGAAGAGTTTTTGGAAAAATATAAAGACACGGCAAAAGATTCAGGAATTATCGGCCACTTCGGACTAGGATTTTATTCTGCATTTATGGTAGCAGAAAAAGTGGAAATCCTTACCAAGTCTTACAAAGATGAACCTGCAGTGCGTTGGATCTGTGACGGAAGCCCTGAATTTACTTTAGAAGAAACAGATAAAATAGAAAGAGGTACAGAAATCATTCTTCACATCGCAGATGATTCTGTAGAATTTTTAGAAGAAACAAAAATTCGTGAGCTGTTATTAAAATATAACAAATTCATGCCTGTTCCAATTAAATTTGGTACAAAAACACATACTCTACCGTTACCAGAAGACGCTCCTGAAGATGCTGTAGCCGAAACTGAAGAGGTAGACAATATCATCAATAATCCGACTCCGGCCTGGACTATCGCTCCAAGTGAATTGAATAATGAGGATTATATGAAGTTCTATCACGAATTGTATCCAATGCAATTTGAGGAACCTTTGTTCCATATTCATTTGAATGTTGATTATCCTTTTAACCTTACGGGAGTTCTATTCTTCCCTAAATTAAGCAACAACTTAAATATTGAAAAGGATAAAATCCAATTATACCAAAACCAGGTATTTGTAACAGATGAAGTAAAAGGGATTGTTCCTGACTTTCTGATGCTTTTGCGAGGAGTAATTGATTCTCCGGATATTCCATTGAATGTATCTCGTTCTTATCTTCAGGCAGATGGAGCCGTAAAGAAAATATCTTCTTACATCACCAAAAAAGTAGGTGATAAAATGACCTCTTTAATCAACGAAAACCGTGAAGATTATGAGCAAAAATGGAACGACATCAAAGTAGTTATTGAGTATGGAATCGTTACAGAAGAAAAATTTGCTGAAAAAGCAGATAAATTCACCCTATATCCAACGACAGACGGAAAATATTTCCTTTGGGATGAATTGGTTGAAAAAATCAAGCCATCACAAACTGATAAAGACAATAAATTAGTGATTCTTTACGCAACCAATGCTGATGAGCAACACAGCTATATTCAGTCTGCAAAGGAAAAAGGCTATGAAGTTCTTTTATTGGACACCCCTATTACTCCTCATGTTATCCAAAAACTGGAAACGTCGAAAGAGAATACATCATTTGCAAGAGTGGATGCTGATCATATCAACAATCTGATCAAAAAAGATGAACCTGTTATTTCAAAATTGAATGAAACGGAAAAAGAATCTTTAAAGAAAAATGTGGAAGAAGCCATCAAGGATTCCAAATTCACCGTTCAGCTTGAAGATCTTGACAGCAATGACGCTCCGTTTACGATTACTCAACCTGAGTTTATGAGAAGGATGAAGGAAATGCAGGCAACCGGCGGAGGCGGTATGTTCGGAATGGGAGGTTTCCCGGAAATGTATAACTTGGTTGTGAACTCCAATAGTGACCTTTCTAATCAGATTTTAAAAACAGAAAATGAGGAACAGAAGGAAAGCTTAATCAAATATGCTTTAGATCTTGCTAAGTTATCTCAAAACTTACTGAAAGGGAAAGACCTGACGGATTTTATACAAAGAAGCTATAAGCAACTTGAAAAATAA
- a CDS encoding helix-turn-helix domain-containing protein → MQKEKLRLIRKQKGYTQQQVADFIATDVSNYSRKESGDVKIIKDEWDKLARFLDVPVEEIYEEEEATVVVNNNHPVFNDRSTSAGVITTQNNYDNIPGAVIESLQGYIALLKEENERLKEEAKTTLRIKK, encoded by the coding sequence ATGCAAAAAGAAAAATTACGTCTCATCAGAAAACAAAAAGGTTACACTCAACAGCAGGTAGCCGATTTTATCGCAACTGATGTATCTAATTACAGCAGAAAAGAAAGTGGTGATGTAAAGATCATAAAAGATGAATGGGACAAGCTTGCCCGTTTCTTAGATGTTCCGGTAGAAGAAATTTATGAAGAAGAGGAAGCTACAGTGGTTGTTAATAATAATCATCCTGTATTTAATGATAGATCCACCTCTGCAGGAGTAATCACTACACAGAATAATTATGATAATATTCCAGGGGCTGTTATTGAAAGCCTGCAAGGATATATTGCTTTATTAAAAGAAGAAAATGAAAGGCTAAAGGAGGAGGCAAAAACTACTCTAAGGATTAAAAAATAA
- a CDS encoding alpha/beta hydrolase has protein sequence MKPSSIFTLAFLLVAAFSKAQMDDKFYQPNKAMNPFEMKISDTIKLPVDDNVITAFIAKPKQKEIKKTIFYFHGAAGNVTTYQFMTKPLVDAGYQIVMIDLRGYGLSTGKLTHKNVAEDGQKFFDELIKREDIKNTKVYLYGASLGTQVAAHLAKDNVSKISGLILDCPMASFTDIAAHFAPQYKDFILQTMISPYSAKEDVKALNNLPVLVIHAKDDKTIPYEQGKLVFDNASGNKVFIESKGDHLEGMKNNREEILKAIDQL, from the coding sequence ATGAAACCAAGCTCAATTTTTACTTTAGCATTCCTTTTAGTAGCTGCATTTTCAAAAGCACAAATGGATGATAAGTTCTATCAACCTAATAAAGCGATGAATCCCTTTGAAATGAAGATTTCAGATACCATTAAACTTCCGGTAGATGATAATGTAATTACAGCATTTATTGCAAAACCTAAACAAAAGGAAATTAAGAAAACCATTTTTTATTTTCATGGAGCTGCGGGAAATGTGACGACGTATCAATTTATGACAAAACCACTAGTAGATGCCGGATATCAGATAGTAATGATTGATCTGAGAGGCTATGGATTGTCTACAGGAAAACTGACACATAAAAATGTAGCAGAAGATGGTCAGAAATTTTTTGATGAACTGATCAAAAGAGAAGATATTAAAAATACTAAAGTGTATCTTTATGGAGCTTCATTAGGAACCCAGGTAGCTGCTCATCTGGCTAAAGACAATGTGTCAAAAATTTCAGGCCTGATTCTGGATTGCCCAATGGCTTCTTTTACAGATATCGCCGCTCACTTTGCTCCACAATATAAAGATTTTATTTTGCAGACAATGATTTCTCCCTATTCTGCTAAAGAGGATGTCAAAGCTTTAAACAACCTTCCGGTTCTTGTGATTCATGCTAAAGATGATAAAACGATTCCCTACGAACAAGGAAAGCTGGTTTTTGACAACGCATCAGGAAATAAAGTTTTTATTGAATCGAAAGGCGATCATTTAGAAGGAATGAAAAATAACCGGGAAGAAATTTTAAAAGCAATTGATCAGTTATAA
- a CDS encoding MGMT family protein: MDEIFKQQVYEVARLIPKGRVSTYGAIAKAVGYPNHSRHVGKAMGGCPEDVPAHRVISSSGTLSVPEFQIKLEAEGIVIENFRIKNFKKLFWDPLNEI; encoded by the coding sequence ATGGACGAAATTTTCAAACAACAGGTATACGAAGTCGCAAGACTTATTCCAAAGGGAAGGGTCTCTACTTATGGCGCTATAGCCAAAGCCGTGGGCTATCCGAATCATTCCCGTCATGTAGGAAAAGCGATGGGAGGCTGTCCTGAAGATGTCCCCGCACACCGTGTTATATCAAGTTCCGGTACATTATCAGTTCCTGAATTTCAGATTAAACTGGAAGCTGAAGGAATTGTTATTGAAAATTTCAGAATAAAAAATTTCAAAAAATTGTTTTGGGATCCGCTGAATGAGATTTAA
- a CDS encoding deoxyhypusine synthase family protein has product MSKPISEFIEKYYLHFNAAALVDASKGYVAHLKEGGKMMITLAGAMSTAELGKILAEMIRQGKVDFISCTGANLEEDLMNLVAHSHYERVPHYRDLTAQDEWDLLERGLNRVTDTCIPEEEAFRRLQKHIVEIWKDAEAKGERYFPHEFMYKMILSGVLEQYYEIPRENSWMIAAAEANLPIVVPGWEDSTMGNIFASYCIKGELKATTMKSGIEYMTYLADWYTKNSAGKGVGFFQIGGGIAGDFPICVVPMLYQDMEMHDIPFWSYFCQISDSTTSYGSYSGAVPNEKITWGKLDITTPKFIVESDATICAPLMFSYILEN; this is encoded by the coding sequence ATGAGCAAACCGATTTCTGAGTTTATAGAGAAATATTACCTGCACTTCAATGCAGCAGCGTTGGTAGATGCATCTAAAGGATATGTTGCACACCTTAAAGAGGGTGGGAAAATGATGATTACTCTTGCCGGAGCGATGTCTACAGCTGAATTGGGTAAGATTCTTGCAGAAATGATCCGTCAGGGGAAAGTTGACTTTATCTCTTGTACAGGTGCTAACCTTGAAGAAGACCTTATGAACCTTGTGGCTCACTCTCACTACGAGAGAGTTCCGCATTATAGGGATCTGACTGCTCAGGATGAGTGGGATCTTTTAGAAAGAGGTTTAAACAGAGTTACAGATACATGTATCCCTGAAGAAGAAGCTTTCAGAAGATTACAAAAACATATCGTGGAGATCTGGAAAGATGCAGAAGCTAAAGGAGAAAGATATTTCCCACACGAATTCATGTATAAAATGATCCTTTCAGGAGTATTGGAGCAGTACTATGAAATTCCTAGAGAAAACTCATGGATGATCGCTGCTGCAGAAGCAAACTTACCAATCGTAGTTCCGGGATGGGAAGATTCTACAATGGGTAATATTTTCGCTTCTTACTGTATCAAAGGAGAGCTTAAAGCTACTACAATGAAATCGGGGATCGAATACATGACTTACCTTGCTGACTGGTATACTAAAAATTCAGCTGGAAAAGGAGTTGGGTTCTTCCAGATTGGTGGAGGTATTGCAGGAGATTTCCCTATCTGTGTTGTACCAATGTTGTATCAGGATATGGAAATGCATGACATTCCGTTCTGGTCTTATTTCTGCCAGATTTCTGATTCTACAACATCTTATGGTTCATATTCAGGAGCAGTTCCAAATGAGAAAATCACTTGGGGTAAACTGGATATCACTACACCGAAATTTATCGTTGAAAGTGATGCAACTATCTGTGCACCATTGATGTTCTCTTATATCTTAGAAAACTAA
- a CDS encoding GreA/GreB family elongation factor, whose amino-acid sequence MSNHIIVTTGIYDAIKDTLRRKKVSINEEKRLAEELRKAKQVLRRDLPADIVTVDRKVTLKDHTLDFEHEYIFVPSTREKLKKNKHSILSDIALAVVGYRVGDIIDWPFKDGERKIEIMKVEAWEG is encoded by the coding sequence ATGTCCAATCATATTATTGTAACCACAGGAATTTATGACGCTATAAAAGATACCCTAAGAAGAAAAAAAGTAAGCATCAATGAAGAGAAAAGGCTTGCTGAAGAACTTAGAAAAGCCAAACAGGTGCTAAGAAGAGACCTGCCGGCAGATATTGTAACAGTTGATAGAAAAGTGACTTTAAAAGACCATACACTTGATTTTGAACATGAATATATTTTTGTGCCCTCAACCAGAGAAAAGCTTAAAAAGAATAAACATTCCATACTTTCTGACATTGCCCTTGCTGTGGTAGGATATAGAGTAGGAGATATCATCGACTGGCCTTTTAAAGACGGAGAAAGAAAAATCGAAATTATGAAAGTGGAAGCCTGGGAAGGATAA
- a CDS encoding porin family protein: MIKKLLVLGAISGSLLSFAQQFSFVPSVGYGWRVAETPSGLSREERNYVKGLKSGLHFDIAAYYNIRNIGIGLKFSNYSASSNGILSGRDSQGYNVYVPVSTTDNITFFGPSIMYSNYNEPTKHKLFVDAALGVISYTTKTGNVKGTGSNLGLDAGFGYQYALSDRIFIGPKVSVTAGTLNKMKFNGTTVDFGDNEKEGLTRVSLSGVVTFRF; the protein is encoded by the coding sequence ATGATAAAAAAATTACTTGTATTAGGAGCTATTTCGGGCTCTCTACTTTCTTTTGCACAACAATTTTCTTTTGTTCCATCCGTAGGATACGGTTGGAGAGTTGCTGAAACACCTTCGGGGCTTTCCAGAGAAGAAAGAAACTACGTTAAAGGGTTAAAAAGCGGGCTTCATTTTGATATTGCTGCTTATTACAATATCAGAAACATTGGAATAGGATTGAAATTTTCCAATTATAGTGCATCGAGTAACGGGATATTGTCAGGACGTGATTCTCAGGGTTACAATGTTTACGTTCCGGTGAGTACTACCGATAATATTACATTCTTTGGGCCTTCCATTATGTATTCCAATTATAATGAGCCTACAAAGCACAAACTATTTGTGGATGCGGCATTGGGAGTTATTTCATATACTACAAAAACAGGAAATGTAAAAGGAACGGGTTCTAATCTTGGACTGGATGCCGGTTTCGGATATCAATATGCACTTTCTGACAGGATTTTTATTGGACCAAAAGTGAGTGTAACAGCAGGAACATTAAACAAAATGAAATTTAATGGAACAACAGTTGACTTTGGCGATAATGAAAAAGAGGGATTAACCAGAGTTTCCCTAAGTGGAGTGGTGACATTCCGTTTTTAA
- the arfB gene encoding alternative ribosome rescue aminoacyl-tRNA hydrolase ArfB produces the protein MKDFSKELSFKTSRSSGAGGQNVNKVETAVTVLWEVVASGFFNDDEKVLIQNKLKNRINADGYLFMTVSESRTQLMNKNKAIEKITEIVNKALIVPKKRTATKPSRAQKQKRLDSKKKLSDKKENRKFKF, from the coding sequence ATGAAAGACTTTTCAAAAGAACTCAGTTTTAAAACATCCAGGAGCAGTGGAGCAGGAGGGCAAAATGTTAATAAAGTAGAGACTGCCGTTACCGTACTTTGGGAAGTAGTGGCATCCGGATTTTTCAATGATGATGAAAAAGTATTAATTCAAAATAAATTAAAAAACAGAATTAATGCCGATGGATATTTATTTATGACTGTTTCAGAAAGCAGAACCCAGCTGATGAATAAAAATAAAGCGATTGAAAAAATAACAGAAATAGTAAATAAAGCACTTATTGTTCCCAAAAAAAGAACAGCTACAAAGCCATCGAGAGCCCAAAAACAAAAGAGATTAGACAGTAAGAAAAAGCTTTCCGACAAAAAAGAAAACAGAAAATTTAAATTCTAG
- a CDS encoding AMP-binding protein: MLIDFNNLNINQLSFNTDFERKVESFLKEWLTDETTVKVQTSGSTGIPKIFDIEKKKMINSAVMTCNFLELKKGNTALLCLPVEYISGKMMIVRSMERSLRLVITDPSLQPVKNLEKEIDFCAMTPLQVENSLDKLHLIKNLIIGGAAVSESLKNKMLQMNLSPSNRIFETYGMSETLSHIALRQILPQPENYFTAFENVSVSLDDRGCLKIFAPNVNVEVLQTNDLVEIKNNNQFRFLGRIDNVINSGGAKIFPEALEALVKKEIPNEAVFIGMRDESLGQKLVLIIEGNESEDLKTKIKEIPFEKNFHSPKEILFIKEIPRTSNGKINRLELHKIMSENK, translated from the coding sequence ATGCTGATAGACTTCAATAATCTCAATATTAATCAATTATCTTTCAATACGGATTTTGAAAGAAAAGTTGAATCTTTTTTAAAAGAATGGCTTACCGATGAAACAACGGTAAAAGTTCAGACTTCCGGATCTACGGGGATTCCTAAAATCTTTGATATTGAGAAAAAGAAAATGATCAATTCCGCAGTGATGACCTGCAACTTCCTGGAATTAAAAAAAGGCAACACGGCTTTGCTCTGTCTGCCTGTAGAATATATTTCAGGAAAAATGATGATCGTACGGTCGATGGAAAGGAGCCTGAGGTTGGTCATCACGGATCCTTCTTTACAGCCTGTTAAAAACCTGGAAAAAGAAATAGACTTTTGTGCAATGACTCCTCTTCAGGTTGAAAATTCCCTGGATAAACTCCATTTGATCAAAAATTTGATTATTGGCGGAGCTGCCGTTTCAGAAAGCCTTAAAAATAAAATGCTTCAAATGAACCTTAGTCCTTCGAACAGGATCTTTGAAACCTATGGAATGTCTGAAACTCTTTCTCATATTGCGCTGAGACAAATATTGCCGCAACCTGAAAATTATTTTACGGCCTTTGAAAATGTATCTGTTTCTTTGGACGACAGAGGTTGCCTGAAGATATTTGCTCCCAATGTCAATGTTGAGGTTTTACAAACTAATGATTTAGTTGAAATTAAAAACAATAATCAGTTTCGCTTTTTAGGACGAATAGATAATGTAATCAATTCCGGGGGTGCTAAAATTTTTCCGGAAGCACTCGAAGCATTAGTTAAAAAGGAAATACCCAATGAAGCAGTCTTTATAGGAATGAGAGATGAAAGCCTGGGACAAAAATTGGTATTGATTATAGAAGGAAATGAATCGGAAGATTTGAAAACAAAAATTAAAGAAATTCCTTTTGAAAAGAATTTTCATAGCCCGAAAGAAATTCTTTTTATCAAAGAAATTCCGAGAACTTCCAATGGTAAAATCAACAGACTGGAGCTTCATAAAATCATGAGTGAAAATAAATAG